CTCCTCGTTCAATTGCATTGCAGCTTTCCAAACCAACCAATAATCGAATCCCAAGCCTACTTCTACTGTCCTGAAATGCTCTATTGCGTAACCTAGTTGGCCCACTTTGTTGAATATGGCTCGGCTCACTCTCCGGTCACCCTTTTCACCAGCCTTGTCCCATGAATTTAATTTTGTCTTCTTGACACTTGCTTTTGAAGTAATACAAACATTCATCGAGTGAGTGattcttttccatttcattttcatgGCAAACAAGAACAGGTTAGATTGGTGATCTGGGGGGTCAAATGATTTGGATGAAGAGTGCGaaatcttcttttgtttttgtctcCATTGATGCGTGCGTCGTGTGCTTGAACAGGTCACTGCGAAAGGGGATGACAAACATGCCAAAGCTGAGTGCTTTTCCACGAGGCCAGACACACAACCGATTGCCAGTAAAGAAAAGGGGAGaccagaaaaaaagaaaaaggtcgTCTTGTTAAAGTAAAAATACCTCTTTTCTTTCCACCGAAAAGAATCATCTGTTGCGACCTCCGCTCCCGCTCCCGCTCCCGCTCCAGCCACCAATTTGCAATAATCTCACACCACCAACAAGAAGAAATGAATTCTCTCTGTCTCCCAGCATATCCATGGCCAGGGGGCTAGAGTTATAAATGGAGGCAAATTTGTGATATTCCCGACAATAAATGAACTCAACAAAAAGAATTacaattttttgagaaattaacaAATGCTTCTAAGTGCTAATAAACACGCCACACGGGCACATTAACAGATTAGCGTTTCTCAGTATCTTACCAATCGCAGAACCCCCAcctctcctcctcttcttcccccACCGGACAAGCGGCTGTTTGTTTTCATTAGCTTCCCAAAGAACCAATAAATCGTTTCATTGGAGTTGATACCATACTTCAGCAGAATGAATACCCATTTCAATATATAGAAAGTCCGCGCTCCCATTGATTTAAAGATGAACCGTTCCCTCTACATGCTAATCTAGAACCCAAATTCTTACTTCTGGCATACTATTTACATGAGAGTAAGAGAGGACATCTCTTGTTCGGAAATTGAATTTCACAAAAGCAGAAAGCTTTAGGCTTTGTGTAAGGACCAATCAGTAATCACCACCTCGACATTCCATTTTGGTCTTCCAGGACCCAATTCCTGGTTCGGCGCCTCAAAAACCTACCAAAAAATGAACCAGAGTGACTGTGGCTTCTTGTAATTGTCGGTGAGCCAACGGATTCGGAGCTACTGGAATGTGATGAGCCAGGGGAATTCCTAGACCTCCCAAGGAACGAGAACAAATTGCGGACGGTTCTTCCAAACCCACCGCCCTCTCTGGTCCTGCCCCGCCTCGACCCCCAGGCGATCCTCCGTGGAGCACCGCTGTTGTTGAATCCGCCGTCCATTTCTGTATACACAGCGGGAAGTTCGCGTTCTCCGGCTCTTCTCCCCCCAGGGAACCTTCCCACCGCAAATCCACCGCCAGGAAGTCTCCATATGGTGAGTCCAACTGCCTCTTCCTCCGCAGGGGTTCGAGAGAGGTCGCCGTTTTCGAGCTCGGAGGCGGTGCTGGCGTCGGTGGGCAATTCGTGGCGGCAAACCGGGCAGGAATTGCGGAGGGAGAGCCAAGGGAGGATGCAGTCGGAGTGATATATGTGCTTACAGGGCATTTCGCGAGCCTCGGAGCCGAGAACAAAAGCTTCTTTGCACACGGCGCAGTGTGATTCCGAGTTGATGTGTGCGGCGACGATTTCGATCGTCGGCATCGATTCGATGGCCGATTTCGACGCCGGCGGCTGTTCCTGGCGGCCGAGGCCGTTGATTTCGATCTGCTCCAGCTGATCGAGCAAAAGGTCGAACCCCGACCCCATCAAGAACTCAGACATCGCCGTCGGCAACGGACGAAGCCCCGACCCCGCGCCGTCGTCGTAGTACAACTCGAAGCTCCTCCTCTCTCCTCCGCCGCCTTCATCACTACCTCCATCCGCCGCACCGCGCAGCACGATGACCGGATTGAACGGCGACCGATCACCGTGGTTCCGCCGGGTCCGGTGGAGCCGAAGATTCGCCCTCCGATTGGAATCGGACCTGTTGCTGCCCAACATGTAGAAATCAGCCGCGCGAGGAGATCCGGAAGGCGGCGTAGCGTCCACCGCCTCAATGAATCCGCCGTCGCAGTGCGGACAAACCAGGGTCTCCTCAGCCCAAACCCTAACGAAGCGAGTGCACCTATAGCACCAATACGACGCCGTCGATGACATCTCCACGCCTCCTTACTAGAtctaaacaattaaactaactCAATAAAAATCGCCGGGAAATTATACAAAACCGACGCCGGAGATATATAGACacagatagagaaagagagctgTGTTTAGACTctagagagagacagagaggggAAATGAGAATAACACTGAGGAATGCGAACGAAGGGAAAAAGGGTTTTAAACACGCGTGATGATGGCCTTAACGGCGAAGAACCGTCGGCGTGCTACCCACGCGTCGAACTCCGATCGCTTGAATTAACGGCGTTAGTGTCACCGTGAAAGTCAGACTTAATGGTCAGCTTTCGCGTCAATTGTGATAGGCTGGAGAAAAACGCGGACTGGGCCGAAGCCCAACTTGGCTTAGGAAGGCGTTGACTCAAAAATGGATTTGATTTTTATGGTggaaaaaacattaaaaaattaata
This genomic stretch from Diospyros lotus cultivar Yz01 chromosome 1, ASM1463336v1, whole genome shotgun sequence harbors:
- the LOC127804884 gene encoding E3 ubiquitin-protein ligase RDUF2 — translated: MSSTASYWCYRCTRFVRVWAEETLVCPHCDGGFIEAVDATPPSGSPRAADFYMLGSNRSDSNRRANLRLHRTRRNHGDRSPFNPVIVLRGAADGGSDEGGGGERRSFELYYDDGAGSGLRPLPTAMSEFLMGSGFDLLLDQLEQIEINGLGRQEQPPASKSAIESMPTIEIVAAHINSESHCAVCKEAFVLGSEAREMPCKHIYHSDCILPWLSLRNSCPVCRHELPTDASTASELENGDLSRTPAEEEAVGLTIWRLPGGGFAVGRFPGGRRAGERELPAVYTEMDGGFNNSGAPRRIAWGSRRGRTREGGGFGRTVRNLFSFLGRSRNSPGSSHSSSSESVGSPTITRSHSHSGSFFGRFLRRRTRNWVLEDQNGMSRW